The genomic DNA CGCCCACGAAATGGGCGTGCAATTGCGCCAGACTTCCGGCCCCGTCCTGGAACGCCCGGGCGACCTGGCGGCGCTGCTGACCAACCTGGAAAAGAACGACGTCCTGTTCATCGACGAAATCCACCGCCTGTCGCCCGTGGTCGAGGAAATCCTCTACCCGGCGCTGGAGGACTTCCAGATCGACATCCTGATCGGCGAAGGTCCGGCCGCGCGCAGCGTCAAGCTCGACCTGCAACCGTTCACGCTGGTCGGCGCCACCACCCGCGCCGGCATGCTGACCAACCCGCTGCGCGACCGCTTCGGCATCGTGTCGCGGCTGGAGTTCTACAACGCCGACGACCTCGGCCGCATCGTCACCCGCAGCGCCGGCCTGCTCAATGCGGTCATCACGCCGGATGGCGCTGCCGAAGTGGCGCGCCGCGCCCGCGGCACGCCGCGTATCGCCAACCGCCTGCTGCGGCGCGTGCGCGATTACGCCGAGGTCAAGGCCGGCGGCACCATCGACGCCGATGTCGCCGGCCGCGCGCTGGCCATGCTGGAAGTCGATCCGCAAGGCCTGGACCTGATGGACCGCAAGCTGCTCGAGGCCATCATCCACAAGTTCGACGGCGGCCCGGTCGGCGTCGACAGCCTGGCCGCGGCCATTGGCGAAGAGCGCGACACCATCGAGGACGTGATCGAGCCCTACCTGATCCAGCACGGCTACCTGCAGCGCACGCCGCGTGGCCGCACGGCCACCCTGACCACCTGGCGCCACCTGGGCCTGACGCCGCCCGCCGGCGCCGCCAGCACCAGCGGCGAGCTGTTCGGCAAGTAAACCGTCCGGGCGTGGCGGCGGCGGGAACGCCGCCACGGGTTTATGATCCGGAGGTTTCGCTTCCGACTCTTTCCGCGTTCAAAGGACTGTTTCCATGTTGCCCGAACTGCCCACTTTCGACGATGTCGCGCGCGCCAGCGAGCGCCTGGCCGGCCACGCGCACCGCACGCCGGTGCTGACCTCGACCACGGCCGATGCCATCGCCGGCGCCTCGCTGTTCTTCAAGTGCGAGAACTTCCAGCGCATGGGGGCGTTCAAGTTCCGCGGCGGCTTCAACGCCATCGCGCGCCTGACGCCCGAGCAGCGCGCCGCCGGCGTGGTCACGTTCTCGTCGGGCAACCACGCGCAGGCGATCGCGCTGGCCTCCAAGCTGCAGGGCGTCAAGGCCACCATCATCATGCCGCTGGACGCGCCGGCGGCCAAGCGCGCCGCTACCGAAGGCTATGGCGGCCAGATCGTCACCTACGACCGCTACACCGAAGATCGCGAAGAGATCGCGCGCCGCATTCAGGCCGAGACCGGCGCCACGCTGATCCCGCCCTACGACCACGAGGACGTGATCGCGGGGCAGGGCACCGCGGCCAAGGAACTGTTCGAGGACGTCGGCGAATTGGATTACCTGTTCGTGTGCCTGGGCGGCGGCGGCCTGCTGTCGGGGTCGGCGCTGTCGGCGTACGCGCTCAGCCCGCGCTGCCTGGTCTACGGCGTCGAGCCCGAGGCCGGCAACGACGGCCAGCAATCGCTGCGCAAGGGCGAAGTCGTTCGCATCCCCGCGCCCAAGACCCTGGCCGACGGCGCCGCCACCACCCACCTGGGCCACCTGACCTTCCCGCTCATCCAGAAGCACGTGCGCGACATCGTCACGGTGACGGATGACCAGCTGGTCTCGACCATGAAGTTCTTCGCCGAGCGCATGAAGATGGTGGTGGAACCGACCGGCTGCCTGTCGTCCGCGGCCGTGCTGCAGGGCGTGGTGCCGGTGCGCGGCGCGCGCGTCGGCGTGATCATCAGCGGCGGCAACGTCGACCTTCCGGCCTACGGCAAGTTGCTGGCAAGCTGAGGGTCGGCGCCGGGCGTCGGCGGGATATCGTCCGGCGCTTTGGCCGCGCGCTTGCGGATGCGGCCCGTGCAGGGCAGAATCGGGCCTGAATCCTGAAGAACAGGGGCTGCTCCATGCGTATCCTTGTCATCGGCGGCACTGGCTTCATCGGCCGTCATCTCGTCGCCCGGCTTTCGGGTGGACAGCACCAGATCCTGGTGCCCACCCGCCGCTACGGCCAGGGACGAGAACTCCAGATCCTGCCCACCGTCACCCTGCTCGCCAGCGACGTGCACGACGACGACGCGCTCGACCGCCTGGCGCGCGACTGCGACGTGGTCGTCAATCTCGTCGGCATCCTGCACGGCAATGCGGGCCGCCCCTATGGCTCCGATTTCGCGCAGGCGCACGTGCACCTGCCGCAACGCATCGCCCGGGCCTGCCGCCGCCAGGGCGTGCGCCGGCTGCTGCATGTCAGCGCGCTGGGGGCGGATTCCAATGGCGGCAGCATGTACCAGCGTTCCAAGGGCGATGGCGAGGCCGCCATCCGGCAGGAGCTGGCCGATTGGCGCGAAGGGGGGTGGACGATGTTCCGCCCCTCGGTGGTGTTCGGGCCGGACGACAATTTCACCAACATGTTCGCGCGCCTGGCGCGCTGGCTGCCGGTGCTGCCGCTGGCCGGCGCGCACGCGCGCATGCAGCCGGTGTACGTGGGCGACGTGGTGTCGGCGATGCTGTCGGCGTTGGCCAACACGCATGCCTGCGGCAAGACCTACGAGCTGGGCGGACCGCAGGTCTACACCCTGGGCGAGATCGCGCGCCTGTGCGCGGGCTGGAGCGGCCATCCGCGTCCGGTGATGAGCGTGCCGATGGGCGTGGGCCGGATGCAGGCGTTGCTGTTCGAATGCTTGCCGGGGCGGCCGCTGATGTCGCGCGACAACCTCGATTCCCTGCGCAGCGACAACATCTGCGGGGCGCCGATGGCCCCCGAACTGAATGTGGTGCCGACCGGCCTGGAGGCGGTGGCGCCCGGCTACCTGGCGCCGGCGCGCTAGTGCGCGAAGCCTGCGTCGACGGGGGCAGCCCTGGGGCGTATCGCGCCTGTTGCCGCGACCAGCCCTGGTCGCAATGATCTGCGGGCGGCGCGGCCCAGGTGGCGCCCCTTCAGCGCACCAGGGCTTTCAATGCCTGCTTGATGCCGTCGGAGACGCCCACTCCCTCGGGCAACGTCTTCAGGGCCGACAGCGATTCCTTCTCGGAGTATCCCAGCGCCAGCAACGCGTTCAGGATGTCGGACTGGTTGTCGTGCACCGCGTGCGCGGTGGCGCCGATGTCCGCGCCCAGCTTGCCGCGCATTTCCAGCAGCAGGCGTTCGGCGGTTTTCTTGCCGATGCCGGGCACCCGCGTCAGGCGACCCGATTCCTGCAGCGTGATGGCCTGCGCCAGATCTGCCACCGACAGGCCCGACAGCACCGACAGGGCAGTGCGCGCGCCGATGCCGCTGACCTTGATCAGTTCGCGGAAGGCGCTGCGTTCGCCGGCGGTGGCGAAACCGTAGAGGATGTGGGCGTCTTCGCGCACGGTCAGGTGCGTGTACAGCGTGACGCGGGCGCCGGTTTCCGGCAGCGAGTACAGCGTGCTCATGGGCACGTCGATGTCATAGCCCAGACCGTTGACGTCCACGCAGACGGTGGGCGGCAGTTTCTCGATCAGGGTTCCGGTGATGCGTCCGATCATGGTGGCAGTGGCCTGGCAGAAGAAGAGGCCGCGTCAGTCGCGGCGAATGCGGGGATTCTATACGGGTCCGCGCGCCGCGTGGCGCGGGCCGCGGCGTTTTCAGCCCAGCAGGCGGCCGTTGCGGATGCGGGTCTTGCCGCTCAGGCTCAGGCGCGTGCCCAATTCCGTCAGCCGATCCTGCAAGGGCCCGACGTGGGCGTGGCAGATGGCGCAGGCCAGCGCGTCGGCCGAGTCGGGCGCGGGGGTGCCGTCCAGCGCCAGGAGGTGCTGCACCATCATCTGGACCTGTTCCTTGGCCGCGCGGCCGGTGCCCACCACCGCTTTCTTGATCTGCAGCGCGGTGTACTCGTGCACCGCCAGCGAACTGTCGGCCAGCGCGCACAGCGCCGCGCCGCGGGCCTGGCCCAGCAGCAGGGTCGAGGCCGGATTGGTGTTCAGGAAGACGATTTCCAGCGCGGCCACGTCGGGTTGCGTGTCGCGCGCCACCTGGCGCAGGTTGTCCAGGATGACCTTGAGGCGTTCGGATAGCGTCAGCGCCGGCGGCACCACGATGGTGCCGCTGGCGACATAACGCAGGCGCGGGCCGTCGGCATCGATCACTCCGAAGCCGGTGCGGCGCAGGCCGGGATCGATGCCGAGGACGCGCATCAGTGGCGGAAGTGGCGGGTGCCGGTCAGCACCATGGCGATGCCATGCTCGTCGGCCGCGGCGATGACTTCGTCATCGCGCACGCTGCCGCCGGGCTGGATCACGCAGGTCGCGCCCGCGGCCACCACCACGTCCAGGCCGTCGCGGAACGGGAAGAAGGCATCCGACGCCACCGCCGAGCCCTTCAGCGTCAGGCCGGCGTTTTCGGCCTTGATCGAGGCGATGCGGGCCGAGTCGATGCGGCTCATCTGGCCGGCGCCGACGCCCAGCGTCATGCCGCCGCCGACGAACACGATGGCGTTGGACTTGACGTACTTGGCGACCTTCCAGGCGAACGCCAGGTCGTTCATTTCCTGCTCGGTGGGCTGGCGCTTGGTGACGACCTTCAGGGCGTCGCGCGGCACGTTGTAGGCGTCCGGGCTCTGCACCAGCCAGCCGCCGCCGACGCGCTTGACGTCGAAGGCGTTCTGGCCCGTGCCCATCGGCACTTCCAGCACGCGCACGTTCTTCTTGGCGGCCAGGATGGCCAGCGCGGCGCCGTCATAGGCCGGCGCCAGCAGCACTTCCAGGAACTGGGCGCTGACGGCTTCGGCGGTGGCGGCGTCGACCGGGCGGTTGAAGGCGATGATGCCGCCAAAGGCCGAGGTCGGGTCGGTCTTGAAGGCCTGCTGGTAGGCGCCCAGCGTGTCGGCCGCCACGGCCACGCCGCAGGGGTTGGCGTGCTTGACGATGACGCAGGCGGGCGCCTCGAAGCTGCGCGCGCATTCCCAGGCGGCATCGGCGTCGGCGATGTTGTTGTACGACAGTTCCTTGCCCTGCAGCTGGCGGTAGTTGCCCAGCAGGCCGGCCGGACGCTGCGCGTCGACGTAGAACGCGGCGGTCTGGTGCGGGTTCTCGCCGTAGCGCAGGGCCTGTTCCTGTCTGACCTGCAGGGTCAGGGTGCCGGGCCATTCCTGGCGGGCCGGCACGGCGTCCTGCGCCGGTTCGGCTTCGGTCAGGCTGGTCAGGTAGGCGGCGATGGCGCCGTCGTAGGCCGCGGTGTGGGCGTAGACCTTGGCGGCCAGCGCCAGGCGCAGGCCGTAGGAAGTGCCGCCGCCCTGGTCCATTTCGGACAGCACGCGCGAGTAGTCGACCGGGTCGATCACCACGGTCACGCCACCGGCTTCGGTGCCGTGGTTCTTGGCGGCGGCGCGCAGCATGGCCGGGCCGCCGATGTCGATGTTCTCGACCGCGTCGGCGAAGGTGCAATCCGGCTTGGCCACGGTTTCGCGGAACGGATACAGGTTGACCACCAGCATGTCGATGCGATCGATACCGGCCGCCTTGATGGTGTCCATGTGCTCGGCGCTGTCGCGACGGGCCAGCAGGCCGCCGTGGATCTTGGGGTGCAGCGTCTTGACGCGGCCGTCCAGGATCTCGGGCGAGCCGGTGTGGGCGGCCACTTCGGTGACGGTCAGGCCGGATTCGGCCAGCAGCTTGGCGGTGCCGCCGGTCGACAGCAGGCGCACGCCGCGCGCGGCCAGGGCGCGGGCAAATTCAACGATGCCGGTCTTGTCGGACACCGAAAGCAGGGCGGTTTCGATTTTCATGGTGAGGGACGGGAGTGGGGCGCGTGCGCCTGTCTCGCTTCAGGTCGGGATGGGAAATCTGTCATGCGGGGCGCGCCAGCCGGCCCGCCCGCGCGGCAATGCGCTATACCTGGATGTTGTGGGCCAGCAGCTTCTTGCGCAGGGTGTTGCGCGTGATGCCCAGCATTTCGGACGCCCGCGACTGGTTGCCGCCGGACCGTTCCAACGCCACTTCGAGGACCGGGCGCTCCACGCAGCGCATCACCATGTCCCACATGTCGTGGGGCTCGGATTCGCCCAAGTCTTCGAAATAGCGCTCCAGGCTGGCGCGCACGCATTCTTCCAGGACATCTTTCTTGCTCATCGGAGTACAGATATTTTTATGTTGGTGTTGAGGCGGTCATGCCGCCAGCAGGGCTTTCGCGACAGGCGCCGGGTTGGGGTTGCCGTCGCGGGAAAGATTGAGGAACCAATCCGACACCGCCCGCCACTGGTCGCGGGTGTTGTCGATCAGGTTCATGCGGTCGCGGAACGAGTCCGCGTCCGGCAGGCCGTCCAGATACCACCCTATGTGCTTGCGCGCCGTGCGTACGCCGGTGTGTTCGCCATAGAAGCGGTAGTGGTCGTCGAGATGTTCGAGCAGCAGTTCGCGCATTTCCCCATAGCCGGGAGGGGCCAGTGTTTCGCCCGTGCGCAGGTAGTGGTCGACTTCGCGGAAAATCCAGGGACGGCCCTGGGCCGCCCGGCCGATCATGACCGCATCGGCGCCAGTGTAATCCAGGACGCGTTTGGCTTTTTCGGGCGAGTCGATATCGCCATTGGCGATCAGCGGGATTTTCAGCTCGGCGCGGACGGCGCGGATAGTGTCATATTCCGCCTCGCCCGTATAGAGGTCGGCGCGGGTGCGCCCGTGCAGCGTCAGGGCGGCGATGCCGGCATTTTCGGCCAGCCTGGCCACCCGCAGCGCGTTGCGGCTGTCGCGGTCCCAGCCGGTGCGGGTCTTGAGGGTCACGGGGACCCCCAGCGGCGCGCAGGCCTCGACCACGGCGTCCAGGATGCGGGCGATCAGGTCTTCGTGGCGCAGCAGGGCCGAACCCGAGGCCACATTGCAGACCTTCTTCACGGGGCAGCCCATGTTGATGTCGATGATGCGCGCGCCTTTGTTGGCATTGAACACGGCCGCTTCGGCCATCATGGCCGGGTCGGCGCCGGCGATCTGCACCGAAATGGGCGCGATCTCGCCGTCGTGGTTCAGGCGGCGCGAGGTCTTGACGCTGTCCCACAGCTTGGGGTTGCTGGCGGCCATTTCCGACACGGCGTAACCGGCCCCCAATTTCTTGCAGAGCTGTCGGAAAGGACGATCCGTCACGCCCGCCATGGGCGCGACCAGAACGTTGTTGGGAAGAGTCCACGGGCCTATGCGCATGGTCACATTTTAACCGGCTCGATCGAACCCCCATTTTTTGCTCCGCAACCGCTTGGTAACAGGCGGGCAAAAAAAGGGCGAGATCAGGCCCGGAAACCCTGCAGCAGATGGCGCGCCAGCGGCGCGCGCAGGGGCGCGGCCAGGTCCAGGCCCAGCAATGCCAGGCCACAGGCGTGTTCGACCGGCGCCAGGCCGGTGGCGAAGATGCGTGGCATCAGGTCGGTGACTCCGGCGGTGATGACCCGGTCGACCTGGCGCGCGCGGGCGAAGTCGTGCAGCGCGGGGTGGGGGGTGGCGTTTGGCTGGGCCAGCCAGCCGCCCAGGGACTGGGCCAGCCTGGCGGCGTCCCGCAGCCCCAGGTTGAGCCCCTGTCCCGCCACGGGGTGCAGGGTCTGCGCCGCATTGCCGATCACGGCCACGCGGCCCTGCACCAGGGCGCGGCGCGCGCTCAGCGCCAGCGGGAAGACATGGCGCGGCGCCTGGCACGTCAGGCGGCCCAGGCGGTCGCCAAAGGCCGCGCTCAGCGCCTGCGAGAAGGCGGTGTTGTCCAGCGCCGCCAGCTCGGCCGCGCGCTCGGGCGCGCTGCACCAGACCACCGAATAGGCGTCCGGCGTCTGCGGGTGCGGCAGCAACGCCAGCGGTCCTTCGGTGGTGAAGCGCTCCCAGGCCCAGCCGCGGCGCGGCAGGCTGGCGTGGGCGGTGGTCAGCAGGGCGTGCTGGCCGTACTCGCGGCGCACGTCGCTGCCCCCGGCGCCGTCGGACTGCACGGCGATGCGGCAGCTCAGCGCGGCATCGCCCTGGCTGATGCGCACGCCGTCGGCATCCTGGCCGTCCACCACGGCCGGCGGCCCGGACAGCAGCGTGACGCCGCTGGCGGCCACGCATTCTTCGAGGCGGGCGTGCAGCGCCGAGTAGGCGACCACGCAGCCCAGCTGCGGCACGTCGAAATCGGTATTGCGGATCACGCTGCGGCCGAGCCGGCCGCGCTGCGAGACGTGGATGTTGAGGATGTCCGCCGCCTTGGCGGGCCAGGCGTGCAGCGATTCCAGCAGCACGCGGCTGCCGTGGTTCATGGCCAGCACGCGCGGATCGGCCGCGGGCACGGCGGCGGCCGGCGTGACGGGCGCCGGCGACGCGCCCTGCAGCAGGGCGATGCGGGACGGGTCCGGCGCCACGCGCGCCAGCATCAACGCCAGGACACGCCCCACGGGGCCGGCGCCGAGAATCGCAATGTCGAAGGCGGAGATAGTCATGCCGGGATTTTACCCGTCCACTACAATCCGGGTCTGCCGGCGCGGCTTGGCGTGCGCGCCCCCTGCACAGGTTGATTGACATGACGCAGCTCCAGGCTTCATCTTCGCTGTCCGCCGCAATCCCGCGCCGTCCGCGCGGCAAGGTCGCCGTCGGCCTGCTGGCCTGCCTGTTCGGCTGGCTCGGGGCGCACTGGTGGTACCTGGGCCGGCGCCATGCCTGGCTGGTGACCGTGCTGGCGCTGCTCAGCCTGTTCTGTGCGTTCCGCTATTTCCCGGTCTGGTACGACAACCCGGCCTTCTTCCTGCTGTTCATTCCCATGATCGACGGTTTCATCGAGAGCGCGGTGTTCTCGCTGATGTCCGACGAGAAGTTCGACCGCCTCTACAACCCCGGGCTGCCGCCATCCCGCAAGACCGGCTGGGGGCCGGTGCTGGTCGCCATCCTGGCCTGCCTGGTCGGCGCCACCGTGTCCATGTTCGCCATCGCGATGGTGGTGGTCTACGTCTGGGTGGCGATGGGCTGGCTGGACGGCCTGACCCTGTAGACACCTGTAGGCAGGTCCCCCGTAGTGGGCAGATCCCCCCGGCCCCCCGCGGGCGGGCCTGGCGCGGCGCCCGCCCGCGCCATCATTCGCGCATCAGCGCCTCGATCTCGCCAGCCTGCACCGGCACGCCGCGCGTGATCAGCTCGCAGCCTTCGTCCGTCACCAGCGCGTCGTCCTCGGTGCGGATGCCGATATTCCAGTAGGCCTCGGGCACGTCGTCGGCCGGGCGCACATAGATGCCGGGCTCGATCGTCAGCATCATGCCGGTCTCCAGCGTGCGCCACGGGCGTTCGGCGCCGGGCGCCGCGCCCGGTTGGCGGTAGTCGCCCACGTCGTGCACGTCCAGCCCCAGCCAATGGCCGGTGCGGTGCATGTAGAAGCGGCTGTAGTCGCCCGACTCGATCACCCCGTCCAGCGAACCCTTGAGCAGTTTCAGGTCCAGCATGCCCTGCGCCAGCACGCGGACGGCGGCTTCGTGGCCGTCGTTCCAGCCGCGGCCGGGCGCGGTGGCCTGCGCCGCCGCTTCCTGGGCCGCCACCGTCAGATCGTACAGGGCGCGCTGCGGGCCGCTGTAGCGGCCGTTGACCGGAAAGGTGCGGGTGATGTCGCTGGCATAGCTGTCGACCTCGCAGCCGGCGTCGATCAGCACCAGGTCGCCGTCGCGCAGCACCGCTTCGCCGGCGGGGTAGTGCAGCACGCAGGCATTGGCGCCGGCCGCCACGATGCTGTTGTAGGCCACCGCCTGAGCGCCATGCCGGCGGAACTCGTACAGCAGTTCCGCTTCCAGTTCGTATTCGCGCATGCCGGCGCGCGTGGCCCGCATGGCGCGCGCATGGGCGCCGGCGGAGATCTTGGCGGCCCGCCGCATCGCGGCGATTTCGCTGGCGTCCTTGACCAGCCGCATCTCGGCCAGGATTGGCCGGATGTCCTGCTGGCGCGCGGGCGGCTGGTGGCCGCCGCGGCTGGCTTCGCGCGCGGCCGCCAGCCAGCGGTGCAGGCGGCCGTCGCCGCGCTTGTCGCCCGCCAGCGGCGCATACAGGGTCGGCTGGTCCTGCAGCAACTGCGGCACCAGTTCGTCCAGGGCGTCCAGCGCGTGCGCGTCGTCGAAGCCGAAATGCTCGGCCGCGGCTTCCGGGCCGAAACGCCGGCCTTCCCAGATCTCGTGTTCGATGTGGCGCGGGCGGCAGAACAGCAGGGCGCGGTCGGTGGCGCCGGCGATCAGCACCAGCCAGGCGCCGGGCTCGGTGAAGCCGGTCAGGTAGAAAAAGTCGCTGTCGTGCCGGTACGGGTATTCGGCGTCGCGGTTGCGGATCGCTTCGGGCGCGGTGGCCAGGATCGCGATGCCGCCGCCATCGGCGCGCATCCGGTCCATCAAGCGCTGGCGGCGGGCGGCGAAGGGGGCGATATCGGTGGGAGGCAGGCTCATGGGCAAAGGGGCGCAAGGCCCGGCGGGAAGCTGTGGTGCCACTTACTTTACCCGTCGTGCCGCCGATGCGACAGTCCGGCGCCATTCCCGCGCGCGGCGTGCGGATTCACTGGACTGTCACCGGCGGACTGCTACAATCGCGGCTCTGTCATTGGGGAGTAGCCATCCTTTGTCCCCAAAGGAGTTAGCGTCAACAGACTTGGTGGTTCGGTGCCGCACCGCGGTTTCCAGGACTCCATGGCGCTAACGGTCTCCATGCCGCGGTCCGCCCGCGCATGGATCAGCCAGGCGAGACCTTTGGCCGCGTAGCGTTCACCCTGGCCGGGCGAGCCGCTGCGTCGCGCCAATTGGTTTCTGCTCGTCCGGCTCGCCTATATGTTGCTCACCCTGTTCCTGTTTTTCCTGTCCGCGGCAGTCATCTATCTCGCCTGCGAATTCTTCGTCAATGGCGTTGAATGGGTCGGACATCGCTTCCAGCTCGGCGCCACCGCGACCGGCACGGTGCTGGCCGCCTTCGGCACCGCCTTGCCGGAAAGCGCCGTGACCTTCATGGCCGTGGTGTTCGGCGACACGCCCGAACAGAAGGACATCGGCGTCGGCGCGGCCATGGGCGGCCCGCTGGTGCTGGCGACGCTGGCCTATGCCGTGGTCGGCCTGGCCTTGTGGCGCGCGCGCCGCGGCCAGCCCGCGCAAGCCAACTGTATCAACGCGGACCAGCGCCGGCTGGCCCGCGACCAGGCCTGGTTCATGGGCATCTTCGTCTTCAAGGTCGGCCTGGGCCTGCTGGCCTTCGCCTGGAAACCCTGGCTCGGCATCCTGTTCCTGGCCACCTACGGCCTGTACATCAAGCGCGAACTGAGCAACGACGAGGACTGCATCGATTGCGAGGACCTGGAACCGCTCAAGCTGCGCCCGCGCGACGACAATCCGTCGATGTTCTGGGCCGCGACCCAGACGCTGCTGGCCCTGGTCGTGATTGCCGGCGCCTCGCACGTGTTCGTCAACCAGATCGAACTGCTGGGCATCGCCATGGGCGCCTCGCCGCACGTGGCCGCGCTGCTGCTGGCGCCCGTGGCCACCGAACTGCCGGAAATCATGAACGCGCTGATCTGGGTGCGCCAGGGCAAGGAACGCCTGGCGCTGGCCAACATCTCGGGCGCCATGATGATCCAGGCCACCATTCCCAGCGCGCTCGGCATCTTCCTGACGCCCTGGCTGCTCGATGGCCCGCTGCTGGCCGCCGGCCTGTTCACCATGCTGTCCATCAGCCTGCTGTGGCTGCGTTTCCGTCGCGCCGGCATGAGCGTGCCGGCCTTGTCGGCGGTGGGCGGCTTCTATGCCCTGTTCGCGGCCTATCTGGGCTGGCATTTCTACGCGTGACCGGGCAAGGGCGCGAGGCACCGCGGCCTCGCGCCTTTTTTTGCGCGCAAAAGCAATTTTTATGCCGGCAAACCTTGTCCATCAGTGGAAACCCGCGTAAAATTCTGCCCGTTATCCATCCCAGGAGCAGTCTTCGTGAATACCGATTCCGGCGAAAGTAGTCGATCTTGCATCGACGCCGCTGTTTGACAGGTCCACGCAGAACTCCGTCTGCCGCAACCTGTTGAACAGGTTGCGGTTGTATCCCCCGCCCCGGGTCTCGTGCCGGGCAGCAGCGCAAGCCCACGGCTTGCGGGGATTCTTCCCAACATAAACCGCCAGAACCGCCGCTAGTCGCAGCGTCAACGCGCGCGCACGTCTTTCCGTGCCCGTTCGCCTGGCGCCGTGTGCCTCGCGTGCGCGCGTATGCGCGAAAGCCGCTCCCATTACGCAATGGAGGTCGCTATGCGTTTCTTCGACTTGTTCCTGCGCCGCGCCGGCGTCGATCGTGCCACCGCCATGGGCCGCCGCCGCGGCACGTCGCGCCTGACGGTCATCTGCCCGCGCGATGAACTGGGCGCCCTGCGCAAGCAGATCTGCCTGGACTTCAGCGCCGCCGGGCTCGATGTGTCGCAAGTGCAGATCGACCAGGGGCGCGACCCCGGCCTGGCTTCGGCCTGCATCACCGTCAATTGCCCGCCCGAACTGCGTGGCGAACTGATGTCGCAAGCCCGTCGGCTCAGCGCCAATCCCGCCGTGCGCCACGTGCATTTCGGCGCGCAACCGCTGGCGGCCTGAAGCCGCCCGTCACCCCCAGGAGAGACCATGCCCAGTGCCTTAGACCCCGAGCCTCGATTGCGCCACGTGCGCGGCGCCGGCATGCCTGTCTGACCCGTCTTCTCCCTTGCGAGCCGACTGGCCGGATAGTCACCCGGTCTAGTACGGAATCCGCAGCCCCGAACCTCCGGCCAGGCCCGCTCCTCGCGCGCCACTGCCGCCGGCCCCGGTTCTCCCGCTAGTTTCCCGTTCCGCTTTCACGCACCCGGCGCGCCTCGACGCGATCCGGACACCGGCAACATCGCTCCGGTGCCTGCGCACGCCCGTACGGGGCGACCACGACCCGCCCGGGTCGCGGCCCCGTGCTGCCCGCGCGCGGCGCCTGGCGCCTGTCGTCCGTGTCTTCCATAACAACACCAATAACGGGAACACTACGATGTTCAAATTCCTCAAGACTTTTTTCTCGTCCGCGGCCGGGCTGCGGCGCTCTGGCCGGCACTTCCGGCGTTCGCCCATGCTGGAGCAGGGCGGCGGGCAGGCCGCGGCCGACACTTCCGATGC from Achromobacter xylosoxidans includes the following:
- the ruvB gene encoding Holliday junction branch migration DNA helicase RuvB; translated protein: MAIQSDSLSSRPDAPRIVAPQPASPNEESIERALRPKALEEYVGQQRAREQLEIFIAAARKRGEALDHVLLFGPPGLGKTTLAHIIAHEMGVQLRQTSGPVLERPGDLAALLTNLEKNDVLFIDEIHRLSPVVEEILYPALEDFQIDILIGEGPAARSVKLDLQPFTLVGATTRAGMLTNPLRDRFGIVSRLEFYNADDLGRIVTRSAGLLNAVITPDGAAEVARRARGTPRIANRLLRRVRDYAEVKAGGTIDADVAGRALAMLEVDPQGLDLMDRKLLEAIIHKFDGGPVGVDSLAAAIGEERDTIEDVIEPYLIQHGYLQRTPRGRTATLTTWRHLGLTPPAGAASTSGELFGK
- a CDS encoding threo-3-hydroxy-L-aspartate ammonia-lyase; translated protein: MLPELPTFDDVARASERLAGHAHRTPVLTSTTADAIAGASLFFKCENFQRMGAFKFRGGFNAIARLTPEQRAAGVVTFSSGNHAQAIALASKLQGVKATIIMPLDAPAAKRAATEGYGGQIVTYDRYTEDREEIARRIQAETGATLIPPYDHEDVIAGQGTAAKELFEDVGELDYLFVCLGGGGLLSGSALSAYALSPRCLVYGVEPEAGNDGQQSLRKGEVVRIPAPKTLADGAATTHLGHLTFPLIQKHVRDIVTVTDDQLVSTMKFFAERMKMVVEPTGCLSSAAVLQGVVPVRGARVGVIISGGNVDLPAYGKLLAS
- a CDS encoding complex I NDUFA9 subunit family protein; this translates as MRILVIGGTGFIGRHLVARLSGGQHQILVPTRRYGQGRELQILPTVTLLASDVHDDDALDRLARDCDVVVNLVGILHGNAGRPYGSDFAQAHVHLPQRIARACRRQGVRRLLHVSALGADSNGGSMYQRSKGDGEAAIRQELADWREGGWTMFRPSVVFGPDDNFTNMFARLARWLPVLPLAGAHARMQPVYVGDVVSAMLSALANTHACGKTYELGGPQVYTLGEIARLCAGWSGHPRPVMSVPMGVGRMQALLFECLPGRPLMSRDNLDSLRSDNICGAPMAPELNVVPTGLEAVAPGYLAPAR
- the ruvA gene encoding Holliday junction branch migration protein RuvA, yielding MIGRITGTLIEKLPPTVCVDVNGLGYDIDVPMSTLYSLPETGARVTLYTHLTVREDAHILYGFATAGERSAFRELIKVSGIGARTALSVLSGLSVADLAQAITLQESGRLTRVPGIGKKTAERLLLEMRGKLGADIGATAHAVHDNQSDILNALLALGYSEKESLSALKTLPEGVGVSDGIKQALKALVR
- the ruvC gene encoding crossover junction endodeoxyribonuclease RuvC, translating into MRVLGIDPGLRRTGFGVIDADGPRLRYVASGTIVVPPALTLSERLKVILDNLRQVARDTQPDVAALEIVFLNTNPASTLLLGQARGAALCALADSSLAVHEYTALQIKKAVVGTGRAAKEQVQMMVQHLLALDGTPAPDSADALACAICHAHVGPLQDRLTELGTRLSLSGKTRIRNGRLLG
- the purH gene encoding bifunctional phosphoribosylaminoimidazolecarboxamide formyltransferase/IMP cyclohydrolase; the protein is MKIETALLSVSDKTGIVEFARALAARGVRLLSTGGTAKLLAESGLTVTEVAAHTGSPEILDGRVKTLHPKIHGGLLARRDSAEHMDTIKAAGIDRIDMLVVNLYPFRETVAKPDCTFADAVENIDIGGPAMLRAAAKNHGTEAGGVTVVIDPVDYSRVLSEMDQGGGTSYGLRLALAAKVYAHTAAYDGAIAAYLTSLTEAEPAQDAVPARQEWPGTLTLQVRQEQALRYGENPHQTAAFYVDAQRPAGLLGNYRQLQGKELSYNNIADADAAWECARSFEAPACVIVKHANPCGVAVAADTLGAYQQAFKTDPTSAFGGIIAFNRPVDAATAEAVSAQFLEVLLAPAYDGAALAILAAKKNVRVLEVPMGTGQNAFDVKRVGGGWLVQSPDAYNVPRDALKVVTKRQPTEQEMNDLAFAWKVAKYVKSNAIVFVGGGMTLGVGAGQMSRIDSARIASIKAENAGLTLKGSAVASDAFFPFRDGLDVVVAAGATCVIQPGGSVRDDEVIAAADEHGIAMVLTGTRHFRH
- a CDS encoding helix-turn-helix domain-containing protein, with product MSKKDVLEECVRASLERYFEDLGESEPHDMWDMVMRCVERPVLEVALERSGGNQSRASEMLGITRNTLRKKLLAHNIQV
- the dusB gene encoding tRNA dihydrouridine synthase DusB, whose amino-acid sequence is MRIGPWTLPNNVLVAPMAGVTDRPFRQLCKKLGAGYAVSEMAASNPKLWDSVKTSRRLNHDGEIAPISVQIAGADPAMMAEAAVFNANKGARIIDINMGCPVKKVCNVASGSALLRHEDLIARILDAVVEACAPLGVPVTLKTRTGWDRDSRNALRVARLAENAGIAALTLHGRTRADLYTGEAEYDTIRAVRAELKIPLIANGDIDSPEKAKRVLDYTGADAVMIGRAAQGRPWIFREVDHYLRTGETLAPPGYGEMRELLLEHLDDHYRFYGEHTGVRTARKHIGWYLDGLPDADSFRDRMNLIDNTRDQWRAVSDWFLNLSRDGNPNPAPVAKALLAA